The Mus caroli unplaced genomic scaffold, CAROLI_EIJ_v1.1 scaffold_12520_1, whole genome shotgun sequence genome window below encodes:
- the LOC110288631 gene encoding anionic trypsin-2-like isoform X3: MNLILFYISTLVAFPVDDDDKIVGGYTCQENSVPYQVSLNSGYHFCGGSLINDQWVVSAAHCYKSRIQVRLGEHNINVLEGNEQFIDAAKVIKHPNFNRRTLNNDIMLIKLSSPVTLNARVATVSLPDSPCLSPSLSLCIFIGYRSLHSFPFLTVSEPDLLQCLDAPLLPQADCEASYPGKITDNMVCAGFLEGGKDSCQGDSGGPVVCNGELQGIVSWGYGCALPDNPGVYTKVCNYVDWIQDTIAAN, encoded by the exons ATGAATTTGATTCTCTTTTATATCTCCACTCTAGTTGCCTTCCCTGTGGATGATGATGACAAGATCGTTGGAGGATACACCTGCCAAGAGAATTCTGTCCCCTACCAGGTGTCCCTGAACTCTGGCTACCACTTCTGTGGAGGCTCCCTCATCAATGACCAGTGGGTGGTGTCAGCAGCTCACTGCTACAAAAG CCGCATCCAAGTGAGACTGGGAGAGCACAACATCAATGTCCTGGAGGGCAATGAGCAGTTTATTGATGCTGCCAAGGTCATCAAGCACCCCAACTTCAATAGGAGGACCCTGAACAACGACATCATGCTGATCAAGCTCTCTTCCCCTGTGACCCTCAATGCCAGAGTGGCCAC TGTCTCTCTCCCCGACTCcccttgtctctctccctctctctctctctgtattttt ATTGGATACAGAAGTCTTCATTCTTTTCCATTCCTCACAGTCAGTGAACCAGACCTGCTCCAGTGCCTGGATGCCCCACTGCTGCCTCAGGCTGACTGTGAAGCCTCCTATCCTGGGAAGATCACTGATAACATGGTCTGTGCTGGCTTCCTAGAGGGAGGCAAGGATTCCTGCCAG GGTGACTCTGGTGGCCCTGTGGTCTGCAATGGAGAGCTCCAGGGTATAGTCTCCTGGGGCTATGGCTGTGCCCTGCCAGACAATCCTGGTGTGTACACCAAGGTCTGCAACTATGTGGACTGGATTCAGGACACAATTGCTGCCAACTAG
- the LOC110288631 gene encoding anionic trypsin-2-like isoform X4 has product MNLILFYISTLVAFPVDDDDKIVGGYTCQENSVPYQVSLNSGYHFCGGSLINDQWVVSAAHCYKSRIQVRLGEHNINVLEGNEQFIDAAKVIKHPNFNRRTLNNDIMLIKLSSPVTLNARVETVLLASWFNIGYRSLHSFPFLTVSEPDLLQCLDAPLLPQADCEASYPGKITDNMVCAGFLEGGKDSCQGDSGGPVVCNGELQGIVSWGYGCALPDNPGVYTKVCNYVDWIQDTIAAN; this is encoded by the exons ATGAATTTGATTCTCTTTTATATCTCCACTCTAGTTGCCTTCCCTGTGGATGATGATGACAAGATCGTTGGAGGATACACCTGCCAAGAGAATTCTGTCCCCTACCAGGTGTCCCTGAACTCTGGCTACCACTTCTGTGGAGGCTCCCTCATCAATGACCAGTGGGTGGTGTCAGCAGCTCACTGCTACAAAAG CCGCATCCAAGTGAGACTGGGAGAGCACAACATCAATGTCCTGGAGGGCAATGAGCAGTTTATTGATGCTGCCAAGGTCATCAAGCACCCCAACTTCAATAGGAGGACCCTGAACAACGACATCATGCTGATCAAGCTCTCTTCCCCTGTGACCCTCAATGCCAGAGTG GAAACAGTCTTGCTTGCCAGCTGGTTCAACATTGGATACAGAAGTCTTCATTCTTTTCCATTCCTCACAGTCAGTGAACCAGACCTGCTCCAGTGCCTGGATGCCCCACTGCTGCCTCAGGCTGACTGTGAAGCCTCCTATCCTGGGAAGATCACTGATAACATGGTCTGTGCTGGCTTCCTAGAGGGAGGCAAGGATTCCTGCCAG GGTGACTCTGGTGGCCCTGTGGTCTGCAATGGAGAGCTCCAGGGTATAGTCTCCTGGGGCTATGGCTGTGCCCTGCCAGACAATCCTGGTGTGTACACCAAGGTCTGCAACTATGTGGACTGGATTCAGGACACAATTGCTGCCAACTAG
- the LOC110288631 gene encoding anionic trypsin-2-like isoform X2 yields the protein MNLILFYISTLVAFPVDDDDKIVGGYTCQENSVPYQVSLNSGYHFCGGSLINDQWVVSAAHCYKSRIQVRLGEHNINVLEGNEQFIDAAKVIKHPNFNRRTLNNDIMLIKLSSPVTLNARVATLSLPSLSPTPLETVLLASWFNIGYRSLHSFPFLTVSEPDLLQCLDAPLLPQADCEASYPGKITDNMVCAGFLEGGKDSCQGDSGGPVVCNGELQGIVSWGYGCALPDNPGVYTKVCNYVDWIQDTIAAN from the exons ATGAATTTGATTCTCTTTTATATCTCCACTCTAGTTGCCTTCCCTGTGGATGATGATGACAAGATCGTTGGAGGATACACCTGCCAAGAGAATTCTGTCCCCTACCAGGTGTCCCTGAACTCTGGCTACCACTTCTGTGGAGGCTCCCTCATCAATGACCAGTGGGTGGTGTCAGCAGCTCACTGCTACAAAAG CCGCATCCAAGTGAGACTGGGAGAGCACAACATCAATGTCCTGGAGGGCAATGAGCAGTTTATTGATGCTGCCAAGGTCATCAAGCACCCCAACTTCAATAGGAGGACCCTGAACAACGACATCATGCTGATCAAGCTCTCTTCCCCTGTGACCCTCAATGCCAGAGTGGCCA ctctttctctcccctctctttccccgaCTCCCCTT GAAACAGTCTTGCTTGCCAGCTGGTTCAACATTGGATACAGAAGTCTTCATTCTTTTCCATTCCTCACAGTCAGTGAACCAGACCTGCTCCAGTGCCTGGATGCCCCACTGCTGCCTCAGGCTGACTGTGAAGCCTCCTATCCTGGGAAGATCACTGATAACATGGTCTGTGCTGGCTTCCTAGAGGGAGGCAAGGATTCCTGCCAG GGTGACTCTGGTGGCCCTGTGGTCTGCAATGGAGAGCTCCAGGGTATAGTCTCCTGGGGCTATGGCTGTGCCCTGCCAGACAATCCTGGTGTGTACACCAAGGTCTGCAACTATGTGGACTGGATTCAGGACACAATTGCTGCCAACTAG
- the LOC110288631 gene encoding anionic trypsin-2-like isoform X5 has protein sequence MNLILFYISTLVAFPVDDDDKIVGGYTCQENSVPYQVSLNSGYHFCGGSLINDQWVVSAAHCYKSRIQVRLGEHNINVLEGNEQFIDAAKVIKHPNFNRRTLNNDIMLIKLSSPVTLNARWNLMSQETVLLASWFNIGYRSLHSFPFLTVSEPDLLQCLDAPLLPQADCEASYPGKITDNMVCAGFLEGGKDSCQGDSGGPVVCNGELQGIVSWGYGCALPDNPGVYTKVCNYVDWIQDTIAAN, from the exons ATGAATTTGATTCTCTTTTATATCTCCACTCTAGTTGCCTTCCCTGTGGATGATGATGACAAGATCGTTGGAGGATACACCTGCCAAGAGAATTCTGTCCCCTACCAGGTGTCCCTGAACTCTGGCTACCACTTCTGTGGAGGCTCCCTCATCAATGACCAGTGGGTGGTGTCAGCAGCTCACTGCTACAAAAG CCGCATCCAAGTGAGACTGGGAGAGCACAACATCAATGTCCTGGAGGGCAATGAGCAGTTTATTGATGCTGCCAAGGTCATCAAGCACCCCAACTTCAATAGGAGGACCCTGAACAACGACATCATGCTGATCAAGCTCTCTTCCCCTGTGACCCTCAATGCCAGA TGGAATTTAATGTCACAGGAAACAGTCTTGCTTGCCAGCTGGTTCAACATTGGATACAGAAGTCTTCATTCTTTTCCATTCCTCACAGTCAGTGAACCAGACCTGCTCCAGTGCCTGGATGCCCCACTGCTGCCTCAGGCTGACTGTGAAGCCTCCTATCCTGGGAAGATCACTGATAACATGGTCTGTGCTGGCTTCCTAGAGGGAGGCAAGGATTCCTGCCAG GGTGACTCTGGTGGCCCTGTGGTCTGCAATGGAGAGCTCCAGGGTATAGTCTCCTGGGGCTATGGCTGTGCCCTGCCAGACAATCCTGGTGTGTACACCAAGGTCTGCAACTATGTGGACTGGATTCAGGACACAATTGCTGCCAACTAG
- the LOC110288631 gene encoding anionic trypsin-2-like isoform X1, protein MNLILFYISTLVAFPVDDDDKIVGGYTCQENSVPYQVSLNSGYHFCGGSLINDQWVVSAAHCYKSRIQVRLGEHNINVLEGNEQFIDAAKVIKHPNFNRRTLNNDIMLIKLSSPVTLNARVATVSLPDSPCLSPSLSLFLLASWFNIGYRSLHSFPFLTVSEPDLLQCLDAPLLPQADCEASYPGKITDNMVCAGFLEGGKDSCQGDSGGPVVCNGELQGIVSWGYGCALPDNPGVYTKVCNYVDWIQDTIAAN, encoded by the exons ATGAATTTGATTCTCTTTTATATCTCCACTCTAGTTGCCTTCCCTGTGGATGATGATGACAAGATCGTTGGAGGATACACCTGCCAAGAGAATTCTGTCCCCTACCAGGTGTCCCTGAACTCTGGCTACCACTTCTGTGGAGGCTCCCTCATCAATGACCAGTGGGTGGTGTCAGCAGCTCACTGCTACAAAAG CCGCATCCAAGTGAGACTGGGAGAGCACAACATCAATGTCCTGGAGGGCAATGAGCAGTTTATTGATGCTGCCAAGGTCATCAAGCACCCCAACTTCAATAGGAGGACCCTGAACAACGACATCATGCTGATCAAGCTCTCTTCCCCTGTGACCCTCAATGCCAGAGTGGCCAC TGTCTCTCTCCCCGACTCcccttgtctctctccctctctctctctct TCTTGCTTGCCAGCTGGTTCAACATTGGATACAGAAGTCTTCATTCTTTTCCATTCCTCACAGTCAGTGAACCAGACCTGCTCCAGTGCCTGGATGCCCCACTGCTGCCTCAGGCTGACTGTGAAGCCTCCTATCCTGGGAAGATCACTGATAACATGGTCTGTGCTGGCTTCCTAGAGGGAGGCAAGGATTCCTGCCAG GGTGACTCTGGTGGCCCTGTGGTCTGCAATGGAGAGCTCCAGGGTATAGTCTCCTGGGGCTATGGCTGTGCCCTGCCAGACAATCCTGGTGTGTACACCAAGGTCTGCAACTATGTGGACTGGATTCAGGACACAATTGCTGCCAACTAG